Proteins encoded within one genomic window of Borrelia parkeri:
- the ileS gene encoding isoleucine--tRNA ligase, whose product MFKKVESKVNFPKIEEKILKFWNDNKIFEKSIQQREGCEEFTFYDGPPFATGLPHFGHFVPNTIKDIIPRYKTMKGKQVKRYFGWDTHGLPVEYEVEKSLKISGRYEIEKYGIDKFNEECRKIVLRYTKEWQKTISRLGRWIDFENNYKTMDTTFMESVWWVFQTLYNKGLIYESYYVLPYSPKLATPLSNFEVNLGEYKEIHDPSLTIKFKIKDKNEYLLAWTTTPWTLPTNLGIAVGKDIDYSKIFDKEKDEIFIIGTKRLNHYYKDEKTYTVIEQFKGEYIKGIEYEPIFNYFLNQRDKGAFKIHTAEYVTTDDGTGIVHIAPFGEEDYNILKNNTKTDMITPIDAECKFTNEVKDFEGLFVKDADNKIIEKLKSMNLLFKRENFLHRYPFCYRTNSPLIYRPISSWFVNIEAIKEKLIKSNEQINWMPSHLKKGRFGKWLENARDWAISRNRFWGNPIPVWICSKTGNKICIGSKEELERLSGQKVNDLHKDKVDQITWPSEYGGVYVRTNEVLDCWFESGSMPYASKHYPFKDKDNFHNIFPADFIAEGLDQTRGWFYTLTILGTALFENTAFKNVIVNGLVLSSDGRKMSKSLRNYTDPMEVINTFGADALRLYLVMSPVIRADDLKYSDDGVKDVLKNIIIPIWNAYSFFITYAIIDKFEPNNNINLYKTNILDKWIVSEIESLKKILNEEIDKYNLTKSIEELLAFIDKLNNWYIRRSRRRFWKSENDNDKIDAHETLYYVIKNLMLMLAPFIPFLTEEIYQNLKTKDEKESIHLNKYPQAIEKLINIDLEEKMNFIRKVVSIARALRASHNIKIRKPISTIYVVTKDQKEQQILNEMKEIILEEINAKEIKIKNNEEELVTYKAKANFRELGSKLGVNMKAGSLEIMKLTNEDILKIINGNKHIIKINENTYDIMLKDIILERHERENLKIINEDSVTIGLDALITEELYLEGLSRELIRKVQNLRKENNFNVSDRIILYIDNSDILKKITNQFESYIKTETLTLKIEINKEKALTKLELDDEIFIKIGIKRWSN is encoded by the coding sequence ATGTTCAAGAAAGTAGAAAGCAAAGTAAATTTCCCTAAGATAGAAGAAAAAATATTAAAATTTTGGAATGATAATAAAATTTTTGAAAAATCAATACAACAAAGAGAAGGTTGTGAAGAATTTACATTCTATGATGGACCACCATTTGCAACAGGACTTCCACATTTTGGACACTTCGTTCCAAATACAATTAAAGATATCATTCCAAGATATAAAACAATGAAAGGCAAACAGGTTAAGAGATATTTTGGATGGGATACTCATGGTTTACCCGTAGAATATGAAGTAGAAAAATCCTTAAAAATCTCTGGAAGATACGAAATAGAAAAATATGGAATTGATAAATTTAACGAAGAATGTAGGAAGATAGTTCTTAGATATACAAAAGAATGGCAAAAAACAATTTCAAGACTAGGTAGATGGATCGACTTTGAAAACAATTACAAAACAATGGATACAACCTTCATGGAATCTGTATGGTGGGTATTCCAAACACTTTATAATAAAGGTTTAATTTATGAAAGCTATTATGTATTACCATATTCTCCAAAACTTGCAACTCCTCTCTCAAACTTCGAAGTTAATCTCGGTGAATATAAGGAAATTCATGACCCATCACTAACTATAAAATTTAAAATCAAAGATAAAAATGAATACTTACTCGCATGGACAACAACTCCTTGGACACTACCTACAAATCTTGGAATTGCTGTCGGTAAAGATATAGATTACTCTAAAATATTTGATAAGGAAAAAGATGAAATATTTATAATCGGCACAAAAAGGTTAAATCACTATTATAAAGATGAAAAAACATATACAGTAATAGAACAATTTAAAGGTGAATATATTAAAGGAATAGAATATGAACCCATATTTAACTATTTCCTAAACCAACGGGATAAAGGGGCTTTCAAGATTCATACAGCAGAATATGTCACAACTGATGATGGAACAGGAATAGTACATATCGCACCCTTTGGGGAAGAAGACTATAACATACTTAAAAATAATACAAAAACCGACATGATAACACCTATAGATGCCGAGTGCAAATTTACAAACGAAGTAAAAGATTTTGAAGGACTATTTGTTAAAGATGCAGATAATAAAATAATAGAAAAATTAAAGTCAATGAACCTTTTATTCAAACGAGAAAATTTTCTACACAGATATCCATTTTGCTACAGAACAAATTCACCTCTAATTTACAGACCCATAAGCTCATGGTTTGTAAATATTGAAGCAATAAAAGAAAAACTCATAAAATCAAATGAGCAAATAAACTGGATGCCTTCACACTTAAAAAAAGGACGATTTGGTAAATGGCTAGAAAATGCACGAGATTGGGCAATAAGTAGAAACAGATTTTGGGGAAATCCAATACCAGTTTGGATATGTTCAAAGACAGGAAATAAAATATGTATAGGATCCAAAGAAGAACTTGAACGACTTTCAGGACAAAAAGTAAATGACTTACATAAAGATAAAGTTGATCAAATTACTTGGCCCAGTGAATACGGTGGTGTATATGTTCGAACAAATGAAGTTTTAGACTGCTGGTTTGAATCTGGTTCTATGCCCTACGCAAGTAAGCATTATCCATTTAAAGATAAAGATAACTTTCATAATATTTTTCCTGCTGATTTCATTGCAGAAGGTCTAGACCAAACAAGAGGATGGTTTTATACATTAACAATCCTAGGAACTGCACTTTTTGAAAATACAGCATTTAAAAATGTAATAGTTAATGGACTAGTATTATCTAGTGATGGAAGAAAAATGTCAAAATCACTTAGAAATTACACAGATCCAATGGAAGTAATAAACACATTTGGAGCTGATGCTTTAAGGCTTTATTTAGTAATGAGTCCCGTGATAAGAGCTGATGATTTAAAGTACAGCGATGACGGAGTTAAAGATGTTTTAAAAAACATTATAATCCCTATCTGGAATGCTTACTCATTTTTCATAACTTATGCAATAATTGACAAATTTGAACCTAATAATAACATAAATCTATACAAAACTAATATCCTTGATAAATGGATAGTTAGCGAAATCGAAAGTCTAAAAAAAATATTAAACGAAGAAATAGATAAATATAATTTAACAAAATCAATAGAAGAACTTCTTGCATTTATCGACAAACTAAATAATTGGTATATCAGAAGATCAAGAAGAAGGTTTTGGAAATCCGAGAATGATAATGATAAAATCGATGCCCATGAAACGCTATATTATGTAATAAAAAACTTAATGTTAATGCTTGCTCCATTTATCCCGTTCTTAACAGAAGAAATTTATCAAAATCTAAAGACTAAAGATGAAAAAGAATCAATCCATCTAAACAAATATCCACAAGCAATTGAAAAACTTATTAACATAGATCTTGAAGAAAAAATGAACTTTATAAGAAAAGTTGTTTCAATCGCAAGAGCACTCAGAGCATCACATAATATTAAAATACGGAAACCCATAAGTACAATCTATGTTGTTACCAAGGATCAAAAAGAACAACAAATACTAAATGAGATGAAAGAAATAATACTTGAAGAAATTAATGCAAAAGAAATAAAAATCAAAAACAATGAAGAAGAACTTGTAACTTACAAAGCAAAAGCAAACTTTAGAGAACTTGGAAGTAAACTTGGCGTAAATATGAAAGCAGGATCATTAGAAATAATGAAACTAACAAACGAAGATATATTAAAGATAATAAATGGTAACAAACATATAATTAAAATCAATGAAAATACATATGATATTATGCTAAAAGATATAATTTTAGAAAGACATGAAAGAGAAAATTTAAAAATAATAAATGAAGATTCTGTCACAATTGGATTAGATGCACTAATAACAGAAGAATTATATTTAGAAGGACTCTCAAGAGAACTTATAAGAAAAGTACAAAATTTAAGAAAAGAAAATAATTTCAATGTTAGTGACAGAATAATACTATACATAGATAACAGTGATATATTGAAGAAAATAACAAATCAATTTGAAAGCTATATTAAAACGGAAACCTTAACACTCAAAATAGAAATTAATAAAGAAAAGGCATTAACAAAATTAGAACTTGACGATGAAATATTCATAAAGATAGGTATCAAAAGATGGTCAAACTAA